A single region of the Sphingobium sp. TKS genome encodes:
- a CDS encoding conjugal transfer protein TraH: MANPRRRLTLLALPLLACVAFATPACAQSWAESWFDNVTYTSPGSFEDQTRGYITAGGMSGRIDVHNDYLMSVTLPKVRAGCGGIDMFLGGMSFLDPDYLVQKLESILQAAPAVAFQYLLETLDEKMGNIISKMEAATNFLNSIQVNDCRLANRMVQIARGDDNMSGIIEEMTGYKSVREGFSKSYQQSREKIQANQGNPTEDLRDALENCPAEVTDIFKTGSLLAHAAARVGASDWAGVMRARVGDVYMRWDPADKVPLFTAIPACARQDTESVDDFLTGKVQTRAIAVPPTSADCSTDGSGKGALVLARGRMESIAIKIRTRAALTAEERQFVANVRTLPVYRLLEWGVRQGLVESVIGDTDELVALTLAYQMLNDLTRSIDFAVSNAERGVTAAGAADAGSARICQTRILAKGIEQLSGLRDEVLRQRAQMRQSYMAALNQANLSANYAGVVRQRDRDARDAAGAAANRNR; this comes from the coding sequence ATGGCAAACCCGCGCCGCCGCCTGACCCTGCTCGCCTTGCCCCTGCTGGCTTGCGTTGCCTTCGCCACACCGGCTTGTGCGCAAAGCTGGGCCGAAAGCTGGTTCGACAATGTGACCTATACCAGCCCCGGCTCGTTCGAGGACCAGACCCGCGGCTATATCACCGCGGGCGGCATGTCGGGCCGGATCGATGTCCATAACGACTATCTCATGTCGGTCACGCTGCCCAAGGTCCGCGCGGGCTGCGGGGGAATCGACATGTTTTTGGGCGGCATGTCGTTCCTCGATCCCGACTATCTCGTCCAGAAGCTCGAAAGCATCCTTCAGGCCGCCCCGGCGGTCGCTTTCCAGTACCTGCTGGAAACCCTCGATGAAAAAATGGGCAACATCATCTCGAAGATGGAGGCGGCGACCAACTTCCTCAACTCGATCCAGGTCAACGATTGCCGGCTCGCCAACCGCATGGTCCAGATCGCCCGGGGCGACGACAATATGTCGGGCATCATCGAAGAGATGACCGGCTACAAGAGCGTCCGCGAGGGCTTCTCCAAGAGCTATCAGCAGAGCCGCGAAAAGATTCAGGCGAACCAGGGCAATCCGACCGAGGATCTGCGCGACGCGCTGGAAAACTGCCCGGCCGAGGTCACCGACATCTTCAAGACCGGCTCGCTCCTCGCCCATGCCGCCGCGCGTGTCGGCGCGTCCGACTGGGCCGGCGTCATGCGCGCCCGCGTCGGCGACGTCTATATGCGCTGGGACCCGGCGGACAAGGTACCGCTGTTCACGGCTATCCCCGCCTGCGCGCGGCAGGACACCGAGAGCGTCGATGATTTCCTGACCGGCAAGGTCCAGACCCGCGCGATCGCGGTGCCGCCGACCTCGGCCGACTGCTCGACCGACGGCAGCGGCAAGGGCGCGCTGGTGCTCGCGCGCGGCCGGATGGAGTCGATCGCGATCAAGATCCGCACGCGCGCCGCGCTGACGGCGGAGGAACGCCAGTTCGTCGCCAATGTGCGCACCCTCCCCGTCTATCGTCTTCTGGAATGGGGCGTGCGCCAGGGGCTGGTCGAGAGCGTGATCGGCGATACCGACGAACTGGTCGCGTTGACGCTCGCATACCAGATGCTCAACGACCTCACGCGTAGCATAGATTTTGCCGTGTCCAATGCCGAACGTGGCGTGACCGCCGCCGGCGCGGCCGATGCCGGCAGCGCCCGGATCTGCCAGACCCGCATCCTCGCCAAGGGCATTGAGCAATTGAGCGGGCTACGCGACGAGGTGCTGCGCCAGCGCGCGCAGATGCGCCAGTCCTACATGGCCGCCCTCAACCAGGCGAACCTCTCGGCCAACTATGCCGGGGTCGTGCGCCAGCGCGACCGTGATGCGCGCGACGCCGCCGGCGCCGCCGCCAACCGCAACCGCTGA
- a CDS encoding conjugal transfer protein TraF, with the protein MIRLALLIVAVLLPILPVHAQTGEQRTGYWWYQAPPKPTEEDADPDALKKPVIPPMVELATWTPPKIRKLIEEQRDYAATVLTVDAVADFWRLQDFARRKARAFAGVTQIAMLQNPELNAKSANPMVGEARDQLSAQKDQVRRQYLRSRANEFALVMFSRSTCGYCRVQWPIVQRFQDEMGWQVTLQDIDRKPELAQRFGVEVTPTTMVIRRGSQQRMVIASGVEAYPNLIQMAYQAVRLLAGDIRPEQFLTGAGEEDGFFDALANGPVSATDPRVLGGDLVDVRMGPRP; encoded by the coding sequence GTGATCCGCCTCGCCCTCCTCATCGTGGCGGTGCTCCTGCCGATCCTGCCTGTCCATGCGCAGACCGGCGAGCAACGCACCGGCTACTGGTGGTATCAGGCGCCGCCCAAACCCACGGAAGAGGATGCCGATCCCGACGCTCTCAAAAAGCCGGTGATCCCGCCGATGGTCGAACTGGCCACCTGGACGCCGCCGAAGATCAGGAAGCTGATCGAGGAACAGCGCGACTACGCGGCGACCGTGCTCACCGTCGATGCGGTCGCGGATTTCTGGCGTCTGCAGGACTTCGCCCGGCGCAAGGCCCGAGCCTTCGCCGGTGTCACGCAGATCGCCATGCTGCAAAATCCCGAACTCAACGCCAAGTCCGCCAATCCGATGGTCGGCGAGGCGCGTGACCAACTCTCCGCTCAGAAGGATCAGGTCCGCCGCCAGTATCTGCGTAGCCGCGCCAATGAATTCGCGCTGGTCATGTTCTCGCGTTCGACCTGCGGCTACTGCCGCGTCCAGTGGCCGATCGTCCAGCGCTTCCAGGACGAGATGGGCTGGCAGGTCACACTTCAGGACATCGACCGCAAGCCGGAACTCGCGCAGCGCTTCGGGGTCGAGGTCACGCCCACGACGATGGTGATCCGGCGGGGCAGCCAGCAGCGCATGGTGATCGCCAGCGGGGTCGAGGCCTATCCCAACCTCATCCAGATGGCCTACCAGGCGGTCCGGCTGCTCGCGGGCGATATCCGGCCCGAACAGTTCCTGACCGGCGCGGGCGAGGAAGACGGGTTCTTCGACGCGCTCGCCAACGGCCCGGTCTCCGCCACCGATCCGCGCGTCCTGGGCGGCGATCTGGTGGACGTTCGGATGGGACCCCGGCCATGA
- a CDS encoding S26 family signal peptidase, whose product MLRLAFRAARSGWAELKLLPLKAAVALGSSGLGQPPRPEQLWKAFGIVLPVGLLTWWAIPQATIVMSPSIDAWLVRKAPGPIHRGDFVSFTLSHPLAGPKPVDVTKMALCLPGDRIDWIEKPSSASGPIHPGEWDGWYYCNGKLLGISKPYGHNGQKLDHWRPMIGTIPPGMIYVGSSHASGFDSRYYGPVEIERLKRMEKLL is encoded by the coding sequence ATGCTCAGACTCGCCTTCAGGGCCGCTAGATCCGGCTGGGCCGAACTGAAGCTGCTGCCGCTCAAGGCCGCGGTCGCGCTCGGCAGTTCGGGGCTCGGCCAGCCACCCCGACCCGAACAGTTGTGGAAGGCGTTCGGCATCGTCCTGCCGGTGGGCCTGCTGACGTGGTGGGCCATTCCCCAGGCGACGATCGTGATGAGCCCGTCGATCGACGCCTGGCTCGTCCGCAAGGCGCCGGGGCCGATCCATCGCGGCGATTTCGTATCGTTTACCCTGTCGCATCCGCTCGCCGGTCCCAAGCCGGTCGATGTTACCAAGATGGCGCTGTGCCTGCCGGGCGACCGCATCGACTGGATCGAGAAGCCGTCGTCTGCATCTGGCCCCATACATCCCGGCGAATGGGATGGCTGGTACTATTGCAACGGCAAGCTGCTCGGGATCAGCAAGCCTTATGGGCACAATGGGCAGAAGCTCGACCATTGGCGTCCGATGATCGGAACGATCCCGCCGGGCATGATCTATGTCGGCTCGTCGCACGCCAGCGGGTTCGACAGCCGCTACTACGGCCCGGTCGAGATCGAGCGGCTGAAGCGCATGGAGAAGCTGCTGTGA
- a CDS encoding type-F conjugative transfer system pilin assembly protein TrbC, whose product MPICRSSANNARVSLALAGIAFLSTSAPAQDTAPPVSARERAQEQGDTAMDRLERATAARKAEAEMRGPTALPTPSDETRRRAFEGLRKRAPSPAMDARARTALDNGKEAMAAEHDAMARRLGQALGLDAPDMQAVAGITTPPETKGWVPVLFVSSSMPVTTLRIYAGQLERVGGVLAFRGMPGGLTKVAPMAKLSAEILRHDPGCEGPACAMRDVQLIVDPLIFRQHGVTRVPALAMVPGDPALPYCEREDDAPRAAHVIYGDAALSGLLEEYARLGGKQEVRDAQTRLQGR is encoded by the coding sequence ATGCCTATATGCAGGTCATCGGCCAATAACGCGCGCGTCTCGCTCGCGCTGGCCGGTATCGCTTTCCTCTCCACCTCCGCGCCAGCGCAGGACACCGCTCCGCCGGTAAGCGCGAGGGAGCGCGCGCAAGAGCAAGGCGACACGGCGATGGACCGGCTCGAACGCGCCACCGCCGCGCGCAAGGCCGAAGCGGAAATGCGCGGTCCGACCGCGCTGCCGACGCCATCGGACGAGACCCGCCGCCGCGCTTTCGAGGGGCTGCGCAAGCGCGCTCCGTCGCCGGCGATGGATGCGCGGGCGCGAACCGCGCTCGACAACGGCAAGGAGGCCATGGCCGCCGAGCACGACGCCATGGCCAGACGGCTCGGCCAGGCGCTCGGTCTCGATGCGCCCGACATGCAGGCCGTAGCCGGCATCACCACGCCTCCCGAAACCAAAGGCTGGGTGCCGGTGCTGTTCGTCTCGTCCTCGATGCCGGTGACGACATTGCGCATCTATGCCGGGCAGCTCGAACGGGTCGGCGGCGTGCTGGCCTTTCGCGGGATGCCCGGCGGGCTCACGAAGGTCGCGCCGATGGCGAAACTCTCCGCGGAAATCCTGCGCCATGATCCGGGATGCGAAGGCCCGGCCTGCGCGATGCGCGACGTGCAGTTGATCGTCGATCCGCTCATTTTCCGCCAGCACGGCGTCACCCGCGTCCCCGCACTCGCCATGGTGCCCGGCGATCCGGCGCTGCCCTATTGCGAGCGCGAGGATGATGCCCCGCGCGCCGCGCATGTCATCTACGGCGACGCCGCACTTTCAGGATTGCTCGAAGAATATGCCCGCCTCGGCGGCAAGCAGGAGGTGCGCGATGCTCAGACTCGCCTTCAGGGCCGCTAG
- the traN gene encoding conjugal transfer protein TraN: MIGRLLPWRKRAQLLALGLYGLLLAGHVTPAQAQTLPVCAVDLDGNGDAGDPGEVANCTIMADEEWLCPIQQVMCVADAEGAYSCPLGSQHSCLTPVGGGTPMCSPNACTGSDGTGIEDDPIVDDPGAPADGEVDAEGHCLGNIEIFAGRAVRCRPAGLKTTFSNCCKDKGKIVKDGMGSSISSIGTKIAVAKGVFTGMKAAYGAFKAGATAGQAASSGANAIIAGIDPTSIAISLAINFMMDFLLSGCDQQDMEVGMLRGSGMCHEVGTYCSSKILGICVQKSKGHCCFNTKLGRIIQEQGRPQLKSFNGLGWGTPKNPYCRGFTPEEFQALDFSKMDLSEYYSEIEARAQADIQIDMKDKIDAYMQVIGQ; encoded by the coding sequence ATGATCGGGCGCCTCCTTCCCTGGCGGAAGCGCGCACAGCTGCTTGCGCTCGGCCTGTACGGCTTGCTGCTCGCGGGGCATGTCACGCCAGCGCAAGCGCAAACGCTCCCGGTCTGCGCGGTCGATCTCGATGGCAACGGCGATGCCGGTGATCCTGGCGAGGTCGCGAACTGCACGATCATGGCGGATGAAGAATGGCTCTGCCCGATCCAGCAAGTGATGTGCGTGGCCGATGCCGAGGGCGCGTATAGCTGCCCGCTCGGCAGCCAGCACTCATGCCTGACGCCGGTCGGCGGCGGCACGCCGATGTGCTCGCCCAATGCCTGCACCGGCAGCGACGGCACCGGAATTGAGGACGATCCCATCGTCGACGATCCCGGCGCGCCTGCCGATGGCGAAGTCGATGCCGAAGGGCATTGCCTCGGCAATATCGAGATATTCGCGGGACGCGCGGTGCGCTGCCGCCCAGCGGGTCTCAAGACCACCTTCTCGAACTGCTGCAAGGACAAAGGCAAGATCGTCAAGGACGGGATGGGCTCGTCCATCTCGTCGATCGGCACTAAGATCGCGGTGGCGAAAGGCGTCTTCACCGGCATGAAGGCCGCCTATGGCGCGTTCAAGGCGGGCGCGACCGCCGGCCAGGCCGCGAGCTCCGGCGCGAACGCGATCATCGCCGGGATCGATCCGACCTCGATCGCCATCAGTCTCGCGATCAATTTCATGATGGATTTCCTCCTGTCCGGCTGTGACCAGCAGGACATGGAAGTGGGCATGCTGCGCGGGTCGGGCATGTGCCACGAGGTCGGGACGTATTGCTCCTCGAAGATCCTCGGCATCTGCGTGCAGAAATCCAAGGGCCACTGCTGCTTCAACACCAAGCTTGGCCGCATCATCCAGGAACAGGGTCGCCCGCAGCTCAAGAGCTTCAACGGCCTTGGCTGGGGCACGCCGAAGAACCCCTATTGCCGCGGATTCACCCCCGAGGAATTCCAGGCGCTGGATTTCAGCAAGATGGACCTCTCCGAATATTATTCCGAAATCGAGGCCCGCGCCCAGGCCGACATCCAGATCGACATGAAGGACAAGATCGATGCCTATATGCAGGTCATCGGCCAATAA